One window of Microbacterium sp. Root61 genomic DNA carries:
- a CDS encoding RNA-binding S4 domain-containing protein — protein MTKPPPIDDVRIGGDAIRLGQFMKFAGLLDSGGDVKEAIIDGYVKVNGEVDRRRGRQLQLGDVVTFEGRGVRVCE, from the coding sequence ATGACGAAACCGCCTCCGATCGACGACGTCCGGATCGGCGGCGACGCCATTCGCCTCGGGCAGTTCATGAAGTTCGCGGGGCTCCTCGACTCCGGTGGAGACGTGAAAGAGGCCATCATCGACGGCTACGTGAAGGTGAACGGTGAGGTCGATCGCCGTCGCGGACGCCAGCTGCAGCTCGGCGATGTCGTGACGTTTGAGGGACGCGGAGTCCGCGTCTGCGAGTGA
- a CDS encoding GNAT family N-acetyltransferase, translated as MPLMSEAPAPHLDATVLDNAAWHALSGAHARFAEGDDLVRRYHPDVAPFVAVRNWDDPQVWDSLIGLVGHGAEIGLSGGVPEFPDGWEELWRGEGVQLVETDALHPVPDPEALLLGEADVPEMLALVERNQPGPFLPRTYELGRYIGFRREGRLVAMAGERLQPNGWTEISAVSTDDAYRRQGLASRLVLDVAFHIQQRGDRALMHASATNVGAIAAYERLGFALRTRTTFAGVRVP; from the coding sequence ATGCCCCTCATGTCAGAAGCCCCAGCCCCTCATCTCGATGCCACCGTGCTCGACAACGCCGCGTGGCACGCGCTGTCCGGCGCTCACGCACGCTTCGCGGAGGGCGACGATCTCGTGCGTCGGTACCATCCCGATGTCGCCCCGTTCGTCGCGGTGCGGAACTGGGATGACCCGCAGGTGTGGGATTCGCTGATCGGGCTGGTCGGACACGGGGCGGAGATCGGTCTGTCCGGCGGCGTGCCCGAGTTCCCCGATGGCTGGGAGGAACTGTGGCGCGGCGAAGGGGTGCAACTCGTTGAGACGGACGCGCTCCACCCGGTGCCTGATCCGGAGGCTCTTCTCCTCGGGGAGGCCGACGTGCCCGAGATGCTCGCGCTCGTCGAACGCAACCAGCCCGGCCCGTTCCTGCCCCGCACGTATGAGCTCGGACGCTACATCGGGTTCCGTCGCGAGGGACGTCTCGTGGCGATGGCGGGGGAGCGCCTGCAGCCGAATGGGTGGACCGAGATCAGCGCGGTCTCGACCGACGATGCGTACCGCCGGCAGGGGTTGGCATCCCGGCTCGTGCTGGACGTCGCTTTCCACATCCAGCAGCGGGGAGACCGCGCGCTCATGCACGCGTCGGCGACCAACGTCGGAGCGATCGCGGCCTACGAGCGCCTCGGATTCGCACTCCGCACCCGCACGACATTCGCGGGGGTGCGCGTTCCCTGA
- a CDS encoding GNAT family N-acetyltransferase, translated as MGDSTSSHVIKPLTPETFTAWLALAQKHNGVWGGCYCSYFHGDTDHTVKREYDGPTFKQRLVAEGIAHAALVFDGDDAIAWCEYGSPVELPNIYHRKQYDADETKPAPWRITCFFVDRDHRRSGVAREALDGALDLIAQAGGGEVVSFPNELAPDKRTSSSFLHNGTRAMFEKAGFTFERHIGKSKTVMRKTVLPT; from the coding sequence ATGGGTGACTCGACGAGCTCGCACGTGATCAAGCCGCTCACGCCCGAGACCTTCACTGCGTGGCTGGCGCTCGCGCAGAAGCACAACGGGGTCTGGGGCGGGTGCTACTGCTCGTACTTCCACGGGGATACCGATCACACCGTCAAGCGTGAGTACGACGGACCGACGTTCAAGCAGCGACTCGTGGCGGAGGGCATCGCCCACGCCGCGCTCGTCTTCGACGGCGACGACGCGATCGCGTGGTGCGAGTACGGCAGTCCGGTCGAACTGCCGAACATCTATCACCGCAAGCAGTACGACGCGGACGAGACCAAGCCGGCGCCGTGGCGCATCACCTGCTTCTTCGTCGACCGCGACCACCGACGTTCGGGCGTGGCCCGCGAGGCGCTGGATGGCGCGCTCGACCTGATCGCGCAGGCCGGTGGCGGCGAGGTGGTCTCGTTCCCCAACGAGCTCGCTCCCGACAAGAGGACGTCATCCTCGTTCCTGCACAACGGCACGAGAGCGATGTTCGAGAAGGCCGGATTCACGTTCGAGCGCCACATCGGCAAGAGCAAGACTGTGATGCGCAAGACGGTGCTGCCGACGTGA
- a CDS encoding VOC family protein, with amino-acid sequence MTAVTSFLWFDNDAEAAIRFYTDLIPGSEIVELSLYPDDVPGMGGKVMSAQFRLAGTDYFAMDAGPQFPFTEAISLFVSCADQAEVDRYWDALTADGGQEQPCGWLKDRWGLSWQIIPERLIALIRDPDPARAHRAVQAMLTMSKIEIAVIEAAAAES; translated from the coding sequence ATGACGGCTGTGACGAGCTTCCTGTGGTTCGACAACGACGCCGAGGCGGCGATCCGGTTCTACACGGATCTGATCCCGGGTTCGGAGATCGTCGAGCTGTCGCTGTATCCCGATGACGTCCCCGGCATGGGCGGCAAAGTGATGTCGGCGCAGTTCCGGCTCGCCGGCACCGACTACTTCGCGATGGATGCCGGGCCGCAGTTCCCGTTCACCGAGGCGATCTCGCTGTTCGTCTCGTGTGCGGATCAAGCCGAGGTCGACCGCTACTGGGACGCGCTGACCGCGGACGGTGGCCAGGAGCAGCCCTGCGGGTGGTTGAAGGACCGGTGGGGCCTCTCCTGGCAGATCATCCCCGAGCGCCTCATCGCGCTGATCCGCGACCCCGACCCGGCTCGCGCGCACAGGGCTGTGCAGGCGATGCTGACCATGTCCAAGATCGAGATCGCCGTGATCGAGGCGGCCGCAGCCGAGAGCTGA
- a CDS encoding PQQ-dependent sugar dehydrogenase codes for MTLATGLAAPWSVVPLPAGGALISGRGDGTVLELTAAGEVRTAGVVPGVVSGGESGLHGLAVLEADGERWLYAYHGASDDNRVVRMPLTGDEGALQLGAAQVVLDGIARARNHDGGRIAFGPDGFLYIATGDAGRGDTAQDPASLNGKILRVTSEGDPAPGNPFGTAVFSMGHRNVQGLTWTTDGTLWATEFGQNAWDEVNAIRAGQNYGWPLVEGIAQDERFVDPAIAWTPEESSPSGMAALGDTLFVAGLRGERLWMLDTAGEEVVSATPLLIGEYGRLRDAVAAPDGGLWVLTNNTDGRGSPGAEDDRLLQLPVAAKQTGS; via the coding sequence GTGACGCTTGCGACAGGGCTGGCGGCCCCGTGGTCGGTGGTGCCGCTGCCCGCGGGCGGCGCGCTGATCTCCGGGCGCGGCGACGGCACGGTCCTCGAACTCACCGCGGCGGGGGAGGTGCGCACCGCAGGCGTCGTCCCCGGCGTCGTCTCGGGCGGTGAGTCCGGGCTGCACGGCCTGGCGGTCCTGGAGGCCGACGGCGAGCGCTGGCTCTACGCCTACCACGGGGCATCCGACGACAATCGTGTGGTGCGGATGCCGCTCACCGGCGACGAAGGAGCCCTCCAGCTCGGCGCGGCCCAAGTCGTGCTCGATGGCATCGCGCGTGCGCGCAACCACGACGGCGGCCGGATCGCGTTCGGGCCGGACGGATTCCTCTACATTGCGACGGGGGACGCCGGCCGGGGCGACACCGCGCAGGACCCGGCATCCCTCAATGGCAAGATCCTCCGTGTGACGTCGGAGGGGGATCCAGCACCGGGCAACCCGTTCGGCACCGCCGTCTTCAGCATGGGCCACCGCAACGTGCAGGGTCTCACCTGGACCACGGACGGAACCCTGTGGGCGACCGAGTTCGGGCAGAACGCGTGGGACGAGGTGAATGCGATCCGCGCCGGCCAGAACTACGGCTGGCCGCTCGTCGAAGGGATCGCGCAGGATGAGCGCTTCGTCGACCCCGCGATCGCCTGGACACCGGAGGAATCGAGCCCCAGCGGCATGGCCGCCCTCGGCGACACCCTCTTCGTGGCGGGACTCCGCGGCGAGCGGCTCTGGATGCTGGACACTGCGGGCGAAGAGGTGGTCAGCGCCACGCCACTGCTGATCGGCGAGTACGGACGGCTGCGGGATGCCGTGGCGGCGCCGGACGGAGGCCTGTGGGTTCTCACGAACAACACGGACGGACGAGGCTCGCCGGGCGCCGAGGACGACCGCCTGCTGCAGTTGCCGGTCGCGGCGAAACAGACGGGTTCGTGA
- a CDS encoding zinc-binding metallopeptidase family protein, producing the protein MSSQPRCPHCRHFIYLDTLTCPNCEADLGFHIISRRFYGIRAGQTVIDGQTWHACSNRGWSCNWLVRDDAPAGRCFSCRLTRRRPEPDDTVAMEKLAKTEESKRRLVLQLADLGLPIVPWDVAPGGLGFDLISSLSHGERVTIGHANGIITLDLAESLDDRREALRVKLGEPYRTMLGHLRHEVGHYYQNVLLTDDEAWARCRELFGDERASYKDALSRHYSTGAPADWHTSFISEYATMHAWEDFAETFAHYLHITGTLETAAAIGIHLDASATNLRDIDVIPLESYEDEPVQRLLTDWEWMSQAFNRINRSMGFGDLYPFVIVPAVRTKLGFIHDVITRAPLTGEEQEALALPQTLERT; encoded by the coding sequence GTGAGCTCTCAGCCCCGCTGTCCGCATTGCCGGCACTTCATCTACCTCGACACGCTGACGTGCCCGAACTGCGAGGCGGATCTCGGCTTCCACATCATCAGCCGCCGGTTCTACGGCATCCGTGCGGGACAGACGGTGATCGACGGGCAGACCTGGCACGCGTGCTCGAACCGCGGCTGGTCCTGCAACTGGCTCGTGCGCGACGACGCTCCCGCCGGCCGCTGCTTCTCGTGCCGCCTCACGCGGCGCCGCCCCGAGCCCGACGACACCGTGGCCATGGAGAAGCTGGCCAAGACCGAGGAGTCCAAGCGCCGCCTCGTCCTGCAGCTGGCCGACCTGGGCCTGCCGATCGTTCCGTGGGACGTCGCGCCCGGCGGACTCGGCTTCGACCTGATCTCGAGCCTGTCGCACGGCGAACGCGTCACGATCGGCCACGCGAACGGCATCATCACCCTCGACCTCGCCGAGAGCCTCGACGACCGTCGCGAAGCGCTCCGGGTAAAGCTGGGCGAGCCGTACCGCACGATGCTCGGGCACCTGCGGCACGAGGTCGGGCACTACTACCAGAACGTGCTCCTCACCGACGATGAGGCCTGGGCGCGCTGCCGAGAGCTGTTCGGCGACGAGCGCGCCAGCTACAAGGACGCGCTCAGCCGGCATTACTCGACGGGTGCACCCGCGGATTGGCACACGTCCTTCATCTCGGAGTACGCGACGATGCACGCGTGGGAGGACTTCGCCGAGACCTTCGCGCACTATCTCCACATCACCGGCACGCTCGAGACGGCGGCGGCGATCGGCATCCATCTCGACGCCAGCGCCACCAACCTGCGCGACATCGACGTCATCCCGCTCGAGTCGTACGAGGACGAACCCGTGCAGCGGCTGCTGACCGACTGGGAATGGATGTCGCAGGCGTTCAACCGGATCAACCGCTCGATGGGGTTCGGTGACCTCTACCCGTTCGTGATCGTGCCCGCGGTCCGCACCAAGCTCGGCTTCATCCACGACGTCATCACGCGTGCGCCCCTCACCGGGGAGGAGCAGGAGGCGCTCGCCCTGCCACAGACCCTGGAGCGCACATGA
- a CDS encoding acyl-CoA dehydrogenase family protein — translation MTSFSRGQRVIGSATHYVQNQPPFRVDIDEYALNAPLIDAVTQFGAAWAHDDLHEAGALVGTASFQRDAELANVHGPVAHTHDRWGFRLDEVDYDPSYHRIMTESIRRGTHSSGWTDPRGGAAVARGAMFMLFAQVEPGHACPVSMTHAAVASIADAPWIADEWLPRMYSRDYEPRLLPNEEKSSALIGMAMTEKQGGSDVRANTTKGVHMGGHSYQLTGHKWFCSAPMSDGFLVLAQTRRDNVDEGLTCVFVPRILPRGMRNSFRVMRLKDKLGNRSNASAEIELDGTVGLLVGEPGRGVRAIIEMVQRTRLDCVLGSAAGMRQSVAEAVWHARGREVFGAKLVDQPAMTAVLADLALESQAAMLAGLRLSQLFDTHASDRDIALRRLATPVTKYWVSKRGPQHAYEAMECLGGNGYIESFPLARRYREQPVMAIWEGSGNVIALDVLRALTRDPDSAAAFEDELRSTRGGSALLDTHIDRTLRLLGELAEADPAVAQTQARRVSEGLALAFQSSLMLRHAPSLDAEAFIAARLGEDRGAQYGVLPRGTDAAAIVARH, via the coding sequence ATGACGTCCTTCTCCCGCGGCCAGCGCGTCATCGGCTCGGCTACGCACTACGTGCAGAATCAGCCGCCGTTTCGAGTGGACATCGACGAGTACGCGCTGAACGCGCCGTTGATCGACGCCGTCACGCAGTTCGGCGCCGCATGGGCGCACGACGACCTGCACGAGGCCGGAGCGCTCGTCGGAACGGCATCCTTCCAACGGGATGCCGAGCTCGCCAACGTGCACGGTCCCGTCGCCCACACCCACGACCGGTGGGGGTTCCGGCTCGACGAGGTCGACTACGACCCGTCGTATCACCGCATCATGACCGAGTCGATCCGTCGTGGCACCCACTCGTCGGGATGGACCGATCCGCGCGGGGGCGCCGCGGTCGCACGCGGAGCGATGTTCATGCTCTTCGCGCAGGTCGAGCCCGGTCACGCCTGCCCGGTGTCGATGACCCACGCCGCCGTCGCCTCGATCGCGGATGCGCCCTGGATCGCCGACGAATGGCTGCCCCGCATGTACTCGCGCGACTACGAGCCGCGGCTGCTGCCGAACGAGGAGAAGTCCAGCGCGCTCATCGGCATGGCGATGACCGAGAAGCAGGGCGGATCGGATGTCCGGGCGAACACGACCAAGGGCGTGCACATGGGCGGCCACTCGTACCAGCTGACCGGCCACAAGTGGTTCTGCTCCGCCCCGATGTCGGACGGGTTCCTCGTGCTCGCCCAGACGCGTCGTGACAACGTCGACGAGGGGCTCACCTGCGTGTTCGTGCCGCGCATCCTGCCGCGTGGCATGCGCAACTCGTTCCGCGTGATGCGGCTCAAGGACAAGCTGGGCAACCGTTCCAACGCCTCCGCCGAGATCGAGCTCGACGGCACCGTCGGACTGCTCGTGGGGGAGCCGGGGCGAGGCGTGCGCGCGATCATCGAGATGGTGCAGCGCACCCGCCTGGACTGCGTGCTGGGCTCCGCCGCGGGCATGCGCCAGTCGGTCGCCGAGGCGGTCTGGCACGCGCGCGGGCGCGAAGTGTTCGGCGCGAAGCTGGTGGATCAACCCGCCATGACCGCGGTGCTGGCCGACCTCGCACTCGAATCGCAGGCCGCGATGCTCGCCGGGCTGCGGCTCTCACAGCTCTTCGACACGCACGCGTCCGATCGCGACATCGCGCTGCGCCGGCTCGCCACCCCCGTGACGAAGTACTGGGTGAGCAAGCGCGGACCGCAGCACGCCTACGAGGCCATGGAGTGCCTCGGCGGCAACGGGTACATCGAGTCCTTCCCGCTGGCGCGCCGGTACCGGGAGCAGCCCGTCATGGCCATCTGGGAGGGCTCCGGCAACGTCATCGCGCTCGACGTGCTGCGCGCGCTGACCCGCGACCCCGACTCCGCGGCGGCATTCGAGGACGAGCTGCGCTCCACGCGCGGCGGCTCGGCACTGCTGGACACCCACATCGACCGGACGCTACGGCTGCTGGGTGAACTCGCGGAAGCCGATCCCGCGGTCGCCCAGACCCAGGCGCGTCGGGTCAGCGAGGGGCTCGCCCTCGCGTTCCAGTCCTCGCTCATGCTGCGCCATGCCCCGAGCCTCGATGCCGAGGCATTCATCGCCGCGCGTCTGGGTGAGGATCGCGGGGCGCAGTACGGCGTGCTTCCGCGGGGGACGGATGCCGCGGCCATCGTCGCGCGGCACTGA
- a CDS encoding glycoside hydrolase family 3 N-terminal domain-containing protein — protein sequence MTSRRRRIGSATLAVGVVLTLTAVSSAQAATPSDTDTAEPAVRVHAAAADDLADAASARVAAMSVREQAASVVMGHVPTSDPAALNAYMAATGIGGFILMGANVPASEAELRAVTAALTLDAALPPLIGIDQEGGDVSRLPWDDFAGATTLKNEDPAATRSAFAGRAALLQRAGIGVNFGIVADVTGDPSMFIYRRALGTTPDASAARVAAAVEGESVEAMSTLKHFPGHGAAPGDSHSSLPAAGLSLQEWATTQAPSFQAGIEAGAPLLMFGHLVYSAIDPAPATMSAEWHRIAREQLGFTGVAITDDLGMLQASGDAAYADPVANAVGALAAGNDMVLSVVYTNAQSASTIVDGIVAAVEAGTLPAERLQEAAERVTALRLELAAEGRGLPPCGDCAPADG from the coding sequence GTGACTTCTCGACGGCGCCGCATCGGCAGCGCGACGCTCGCCGTGGGCGTCGTCCTGACCTTGACGGCGGTGTCGTCCGCCCAGGCCGCGACCCCGAGCGACACCGACACGGCTGAACCCGCGGTGCGGGTGCACGCCGCCGCGGCGGACGACCTCGCCGACGCGGCATCCGCCCGGGTGGCGGCGATGTCGGTGCGCGAACAGGCTGCCAGCGTCGTGATGGGACACGTGCCGACCAGCGACCCGGCGGCACTGAACGCCTACATGGCCGCCACCGGCATCGGCGGATTCATCCTGATGGGCGCCAACGTCCCGGCATCCGAAGCCGAACTGCGCGCGGTCACCGCCGCGCTGACGCTGGACGCGGCGCTCCCGCCGCTGATCGGCATCGACCAGGAGGGCGGCGACGTGTCCCGCCTGCCGTGGGATGACTTCGCCGGCGCGACCACGCTGAAGAACGAGGACCCCGCGGCGACCCGGTCCGCATTCGCCGGGCGCGCGGCGCTCCTGCAGCGGGCGGGCATCGGCGTGAACTTCGGCATCGTCGCCGATGTCACCGGCGACCCGTCGATGTTCATCTACCGTCGTGCCCTCGGAACGACTCCGGATGCGTCCGCGGCCCGAGTGGCGGCGGCGGTCGAGGGCGAGTCCGTCGAGGCGATGTCGACCCTGAAGCACTTCCCGGGGCACGGCGCCGCGCCGGGCGATTCGCACAGCAGCCTGCCCGCCGCCGGCCTGTCGCTGCAGGAATGGGCGACGACGCAGGCGCCGTCGTTCCAAGCCGGTATCGAGGCGGGCGCACCGCTGCTGATGTTCGGGCATCTCGTGTACTCCGCGATCGATCCGGCACCGGCGACGATGTCGGCCGAGTGGCACCGCATCGCGCGGGAGCAGCTGGGCTTCACGGGCGTGGCCATCACCGACGACCTCGGGATGCTGCAGGCCTCCGGCGATGCCGCGTACGCCGATCCCGTGGCCAACGCGGTCGGAGCGCTGGCGGCCGGGAACGACATGGTGCTCTCGGTCGTCTACACGAACGCGCAGTCGGCCTCGACCATCGTCGACGGCATCGTGGCGGCGGTGGAGGCGGGCACATTGCCTGCCGAGCGGCTGCAGGAGGCAGCGGAACGCGTCACAGCGCTGCGGCTGGAGCTGGCGGCGGAAGGCCGCGGCCTTCCGCCGTGTGGAGACTGCGCTCCGGCCGACGGCTGA
- a CDS encoding 3-methyladenine DNA glycosylase, which produces MSTLEADDWRERERVHVHRANELTAAHSERAARAEKHPIEDFLFTYYSFKPAVLRRWHPGAGVELEDAADSPRAVWRWYVPGGTADGLIVDSAGLRGARPDLFTLIERMLRRTAARPGSFGCFGLHEWAMVYRQGEHRHDVPLRLGQAGTDAVVESHELRCTHFDAFRFFTPSAVPRNQTEPSRALQPQIEQPGCLHAGMDVYKWAVKLGPLVPGELLLDAFELAGEIRLLDMQASPYDLRAWDVEPVRIETAEGKADYVRRQRDFADRSNRLRHLIADAAFLSEDAYAVDGSISRRPERSLHTAEGRGLPPPAPAAAL; this is translated from the coding sequence GTGAGCACGCTCGAAGCTGACGATTGGCGCGAACGAGAGCGCGTGCACGTGCACCGCGCGAATGAGCTGACCGCCGCGCACAGCGAACGAGCGGCACGGGCCGAGAAACATCCCATCGAGGACTTCCTCTTCACGTACTACTCGTTCAAGCCGGCGGTGCTCCGGCGCTGGCACCCCGGCGCGGGGGTGGAGCTGGAGGATGCCGCCGACTCACCGCGTGCGGTATGGCGCTGGTACGTCCCGGGCGGCACCGCTGACGGGCTCATCGTCGATTCCGCGGGCCTGCGAGGCGCCCGTCCGGATCTGTTCACACTGATCGAGCGGATGCTGCGGCGCACAGCCGCGCGCCCGGGGTCGTTCGGATGCTTCGGGCTGCACGAATGGGCCATGGTGTACCGGCAGGGCGAGCATCGGCACGACGTCCCGCTGCGGCTCGGCCAGGCCGGCACCGATGCGGTCGTGGAGTCCCATGAGCTGCGCTGCACCCACTTCGACGCGTTCCGCTTCTTCACCCCGTCGGCGGTGCCGCGCAACCAGACCGAGCCGAGTCGGGCGCTCCAGCCGCAGATCGAGCAGCCCGGGTGCCTCCATGCCGGCATGGATGTCTACAAGTGGGCCGTCAAGCTCGGCCCGCTCGTGCCGGGAGAGCTCCTGCTCGACGCGTTCGAGCTCGCGGGCGAGATCCGGCTGCTCGACATGCAGGCGTCGCCGTACGACCTGCGCGCGTGGGACGTCGAGCCGGTGCGAATCGAGACCGCGGAAGGCAAAGCCGACTACGTGCGTCGCCAGCGCGACTTCGCGGACCGCTCCAACCGCCTGCGCCACCTCATCGCCGATGCCGCCTTCCTCTCGGAGGACGCGTACGCCGTGGACGGTTCGATCAGCCGTCGGCCGGAGCGCAGTCTCCACACGGCGGAAGGCCGCGGCCTTCCGCCGCCAGCTCCAGCCGCAGCGCTGTGA
- a CDS encoding SOS response-associated peptidase: MCGRFVVANVGSELVGVLRVDLEADDLPAPSFNVSPTDPVAIVLDSIKTEPPTRRLESARWGLVPAWAKDLSIGARAINARAEEVEDKPMFRKALEKRRAVVPASGYYEWKKVGDAKVPHYIHPADDSPLFMAGLYEWWKNPVLADDDPARWVLSFTILTRDAIGHLGSIHDRMPLFLDPDFADAWLDPTTDNVGDILDAAIDAAPDVAETLADHVVAKAVGNVRNNGPELIEPVEP, from the coding sequence ATGTGTGGACGCTTCGTCGTGGCGAATGTCGGCTCCGAACTCGTGGGGGTGCTCCGCGTCGACCTCGAGGCCGATGACCTTCCCGCGCCGTCGTTCAACGTCTCGCCGACGGATCCAGTGGCCATCGTGCTCGATTCCATCAAGACCGAGCCGCCCACGCGTCGGCTCGAGTCCGCCCGGTGGGGGCTCGTGCCCGCCTGGGCGAAGGACCTGTCCATCGGCGCCCGCGCTATCAATGCCCGCGCCGAAGAGGTCGAAGACAAGCCGATGTTCCGCAAGGCCCTGGAGAAGCGGCGCGCGGTGGTGCCGGCATCCGGGTACTACGAGTGGAAGAAGGTCGGCGACGCCAAGGTGCCGCACTACATCCACCCGGCCGACGACTCCCCGCTGTTCATGGCGGGCCTGTACGAGTGGTGGAAGAACCCGGTGCTTGCCGACGACGACCCGGCGCGCTGGGTGCTCAGCTTCACCATCCTGACGCGGGACGCCATCGGACATCTGGGGTCGATCCACGACCGCATGCCGCTGTTCCTCGATCCCGACTTCGCCGATGCCTGGCTGGATCCGACGACCGACAACGTGGGCGACATCCTGGATGCCGCGATCGACGCGGCTCCGGACGTCGCCGAGACCCTGGCTGATCACGTCGTGGCGAAGGCCGTCGGCAACGTCCGCAACAACGGCCCCGAGCTGATCGAGCCCGTGGAGCCGTGA
- a CDS encoding App1 family protein, translating into MRATPDSAARPKVLWLARLEYRFHAWRERRARARGQTPTVTPFPGYGSEQWVRVLGRVLIVPPAPRTATGEYASVRGWRSFAAVPIGFAQVTITVDGATHEVVADRGGVIDVVLPAHLAPGWQTLTMSVEGGVSIETRVFIVGADVRFGVVSDVDDTVMVTALPRPLVAAWNSFVVDEHARQPVPGMAVMMERLVRDIPGTPVIYLSTGAWNIAPTLLRFFSRHLFPPGAVLLTDWGPTHDRWFRSGRIHKLTNLRRLAAEFPHMRWLLIGDDGQHDDAIYTTFTSEHPENVVAVAIRRLSPTEAVLAGGRTAVDDHSAAGVPWVTEADGAGLLERLHAAGVIADDPEPSA; encoded by the coding sequence ATGCGCGCGACTCCCGATTCCGCCGCGCGCCCCAAGGTGCTGTGGCTCGCGCGTTTGGAGTACCGCTTCCACGCCTGGCGCGAGCGCCGCGCTCGCGCGCGTGGTCAGACTCCCACGGTGACGCCGTTCCCCGGCTACGGCAGCGAGCAGTGGGTGCGCGTCCTCGGTCGCGTGCTGATCGTGCCGCCCGCTCCCCGCACGGCGACAGGCGAATACGCGTCGGTGCGCGGCTGGCGCAGTTTCGCGGCGGTGCCGATCGGCTTCGCCCAGGTGACGATCACCGTCGACGGCGCGACGCACGAAGTCGTCGCCGACCGCGGCGGCGTGATCGATGTGGTGCTGCCCGCGCACCTGGCGCCCGGATGGCAGACGCTCACGATGTCCGTCGAGGGCGGCGTGTCGATCGAGACGCGTGTGTTCATCGTCGGCGCCGACGTCCGGTTCGGCGTCGTCTCGGATGTCGACGACACCGTGATGGTGACCGCGCTCCCCCGTCCGCTGGTCGCCGCCTGGAACTCGTTCGTCGTCGATGAGCACGCCCGCCAGCCCGTGCCCGGCATGGCGGTCATGATGGAGCGCCTGGTGCGCGACATCCCCGGAACTCCGGTCATCTACCTGTCCACCGGCGCCTGGAACATCGCCCCCACGCTGCTGCGCTTCTTCAGCCGGCACCTGTTCCCGCCGGGTGCGGTGCTCCTCACAGACTGGGGCCCCACGCACGACCGCTGGTTCCGCAGCGGCAGGATCCACAAGCTGACCAACCTGCGCCGCCTCGCCGCGGAGTTCCCGCACATGCGCTGGCTGCTGATCGGCGACGACGGTCAGCACGACGACGCGATCTACACGACCTTCACGAGCGAGCACCCCGAGAACGTCGTGGCCGTCGCCATCCGGCGCCTCTCCCCGACCGAGGCCGTCCTCGCGGGTGGACGCACGGCCGTGGACGATCACTCGGCCGCCGGAGTTCCGTGGGTGACCGAGGCCGATGGCGCCGGACTGCTCGAACGACTGCATGCCGCGGGCGTCATCGCCGACGATCCGGAACCTTCCGCCTGA
- a CDS encoding DedA family protein, with protein sequence MNEILTWLLDAVQSVDPVVRTLLAGVAIMLETSVLIGLFFPGDTIVIVAGTAVSSPAEGVMLGIAVVIGALIGESIGFALGRFLGPRIRHSRLGRKIGEANWDRSERYLQRRGGPAIFLSRFLPVLHSLVPLTVGMSGFSYRRFLAWTAPACILWASVYISVAAAAAGTYRELADQLHYAGYIFVGVIVLFLALVLVSKKVIERVERKHLADDPAADQAVPSDGAEDMKD encoded by the coding sequence GTGAACGAGATCCTCACGTGGCTGCTCGATGCCGTGCAGAGTGTCGACCCCGTCGTGCGGACACTGCTCGCGGGTGTCGCGATCATGCTCGAGACCAGCGTGCTGATCGGATTGTTCTTCCCCGGCGACACGATCGTGATCGTGGCGGGCACGGCCGTGAGCTCTCCGGCCGAGGGCGTGATGCTCGGGATCGCCGTGGTCATCGGGGCGCTCATCGGCGAGAGCATCGGCTTCGCCCTGGGCCGATTCCTCGGTCCCCGCATCCGTCATTCGCGTCTCGGCCGCAAGATCGGCGAGGCGAACTGGGACCGCTCCGAGCGATATCTGCAGCGCCGCGGCGGACCGGCGATCTTCCTCTCGCGATTCCTTCCGGTGCTGCACTCGCTCGTACCGCTCACCGTCGGGATGAGCGGGTTCTCCTACCGCCGCTTCCTGGCGTGGACCGCTCCGGCCTGCATCCTGTGGGCGTCCGTGTACATCTCCGTCGCGGCCGCCGCCGCAGGCACCTACCGAGAGCTCGCCGACCAGCTGCACTACGCCGGCTACATCTTCGTCGGCGTGATCGTCCTGTTCCTGGCCCTCGTGCTCGTCAGCAAGAAAGTCATCGAACGCGTCGAGCGCAAGCATCTGGCCGACGACCCGGCCGCCGACCAGGCAGTTCCCAGCGATGGTGCCGAGGACATGAAAGACTGA